A window of Agrobacterium tumefaciens contains these coding sequences:
- the soxR gene encoding redox-sensitive transcriptional activator SoxR — protein sequence MESTLFKHSLSVGDVARRSGIAVSTIHFYEAKGLIEGWRTAGNQRRYHRAVLRRIAIIRIAQRAGIQLSVIRDAMADLPQDRVASTADWRRLSQSWREMLQTRINNLVMLRDQLTGCIGCGCLSLEDCPLRNPNDVLADDGAGPRRLVSIE from the coding sequence ATGGAAAGCACTCTCTTTAAACACAGTCTGTCGGTCGGAGATGTTGCGCGGCGCAGCGGCATTGCCGTGTCTACAATTCATTTCTATGAGGCGAAGGGCCTGATCGAGGGGTGGCGGACCGCTGGTAATCAGCGGCGCTACCATCGCGCGGTCTTGCGGCGTATTGCCATTATCCGGATCGCGCAACGCGCCGGCATCCAGCTCAGCGTCATCAGGGATGCGATGGCCGATCTGCCCCAGGACCGGGTGGCATCGACTGCGGACTGGCGCAGACTTTCGCAGTCCTGGCGGGAAATGCTCCAGACCCGCATCAACAACCTTGTCATGCTGCGTGATCAGCTGACAGGCTGCATTGGGTGCGGATGCCTTTCGCTTGAGGATTGTCCCCTGCGTAACCCGAATGATGTACTGGCCGATGACGGCGCTGGACCGCGCCGCCTTGTTTCCATTGAATAA
- the amyA gene encoding alpha-amylase, producing MAGRTLLQFFHWYYPDGGKLWSEVAEKAEILAKMGVTDVWLPPAYKGAAGGYSVGYDTYDLFDLGEFDQKGTVATKYGDRGALEHAAKTLKENGIRVVHDVVLNHKMGADEKENVRVRRVNPDDRTEIDDEDFSALAYTRFTFPGRGGTHSEFIWDHRCFSGVDHIEEPTENGVFRLVNDYGDGEWNEEVDQENGNFDYLMGADVEFRNKAVYEELKYWGRWLSEQVEVDGFRLDAAKHIPAWFFRDWVGHMREAINPDLFVVAEYWHPDLEALKSYLELVDKQLMLFDVALHHSFHEASKQGSDFDMRSIFNGSLVAAFPDHAVTLVDNHDTQPLQALEAPVEPWFKPLAYAIILLRENGVPCVFFPDLFGASYTDTGNDGREYTIDMPAIECLPKLIEARNRFANGPQTDIFDDADCVAFVRHGTADAPGCIVVMSNGGPGEKQADLGPERAGTVWRDYLGHREERITLDENGRGVFPTNGGSVSVWVPADLS from the coding sequence ATGGCCGGACGCACCTTGCTTCAATTCTTCCACTGGTATTATCCGGACGGAGGCAAATTATGGAGTGAGGTTGCAGAGAAGGCCGAAATCCTTGCCAAAATGGGCGTCACCGACGTCTGGCTGCCGCCCGCCTACAAGGGCGCAGCCGGCGGCTATTCGGTTGGATATGACACCTACGATCTCTTTGACCTCGGCGAATTCGACCAGAAAGGCACCGTCGCCACGAAGTATGGTGACCGCGGCGCCCTTGAGCATGCTGCAAAGACACTGAAAGAGAATGGCATCCGTGTCGTTCACGACGTCGTCCTCAACCACAAAATGGGTGCGGATGAAAAAGAAAACGTCCGTGTTCGCCGCGTCAATCCCGATGATCGTACCGAAATCGACGATGAGGACTTTTCCGCCCTCGCCTATACGCGCTTCACCTTTCCCGGCCGGGGCGGCACACACTCCGAGTTCATCTGGGATCACAGGTGTTTCAGCGGCGTCGATCACATCGAGGAACCGACAGAGAACGGCGTATTCCGCCTCGTCAACGACTATGGCGACGGTGAGTGGAACGAGGAAGTCGATCAGGAGAACGGTAATTTCGACTATCTCATGGGCGCTGACGTCGAATTTCGCAACAAGGCCGTTTATGAGGAGTTGAAATATTGGGGCCGTTGGCTCTCCGAGCAGGTTGAAGTGGATGGCTTTCGCCTCGACGCTGCCAAACATATCCCGGCCTGGTTCTTCCGCGACTGGGTGGGGCATATGCGTGAGGCGATCAACCCCGATCTTTTCGTCGTAGCAGAATATTGGCACCCAGACCTGGAGGCGTTGAAAAGCTATCTTGAACTCGTCGACAAGCAGCTGATGCTTTTCGACGTCGCTCTTCATCATAGCTTCCATGAGGCTTCGAAACAGGGTAGCGATTTTGACATGCGCAGCATCTTCAATGGCTCACTCGTCGCCGCCTTCCCCGACCATGCTGTCACGCTGGTCGATAATCACGATACCCAGCCGCTGCAAGCGCTCGAAGCGCCGGTGGAACCCTGGTTCAAACCTCTTGCCTACGCGATCATTCTGCTGCGGGAAAATGGCGTTCCCTGCGTCTTCTTTCCAGACCTGTTCGGCGCGAGTTATACCGACACCGGCAACGATGGCAGGGAATACACGATCGATATGCCTGCGATTGAATGCCTGCCGAAGCTGATCGAAGCCCGCAACCGTTTTGCCAACGGTCCACAGACGGACATTTTTGACGATGCGGACTGCGTCGCCTTTGTGCGACATGGCACGGCGGACGCGCCGGGATGCATTGTGGTGATGTCAAATGGCGGACCGGGGGAAAAACAAGCCGATCTCGGCCCCGAACGAGCGGGAACTGTCTGGCGCGACTATCTTGGCCACCGTGAGGAGCGGATCACCTTGGACGAAAACGGCAGGGGTGTCTTCCCAACCAATGGCGGCAGCGTCAGTGTCTGGGTCCCCGCCGACCTCTCGTAA
- a CDS encoding acetyl/propionyl/methylcrotonyl-CoA carboxylase subunit alpha, which yields MKKVLIANRGEIAVRIIRACRDYGLQSVAVYADPDQDALFVRLADEAYALEGVRPAETYLDIAKLIAIAKRAGADAVHPGYGFLSERAEFAQAVIDAGLIWIGPDPHVIEALGDKVEARRIATGVGAPLVAGSDGPISSAAEVTAFAEQHGLPVAIKAAHGGGGRGLKVAWKMEEIADLYESAVREATAAFGRGECFLERFLDRPRHIEAQVLADKHGNVLVLGTRDCSLQRRNQKLIEEAPAPFLSDEQRQKIHAAAKAICAAAGYSGAGTVEFLLGVDGTISFLEVNTRLQVEHPVTEETTGIDLVIEQFRIAEGQKLRVLETPEPRGHSMEFRINAEDPGRGFLPTPGSISVFDAPSGPGIRMDSGVVSGSSVPGVFDSLMAKLVVTGVDRDQVLRRARRALKEFRIEGIATVLPFHRAAIETDDFIGTDGFKVHTRWIETDFAAMPDAMERPAPADDPSMTRTYLEIDGKRVSVGLPSILLSSLGTVSGGNATTSAAATKEKEGEINAPVSGTLQSFKVKDGDTVSKGDLLAVMEAMKMETQIVATKAGKVRLIGKEGDYLQAGTAVLEIAG from the coding sequence ATGAAAAAAGTGCTGATTGCCAATCGCGGCGAGATCGCGGTGCGCATCATCCGCGCCTGTCGCGATTACGGCCTGCAATCGGTCGCCGTTTATGCCGACCCCGATCAGGACGCGCTTTTCGTCCGGCTGGCGGATGAGGCCTACGCGCTGGAGGGCGTGCGCCCCGCCGAGACCTATCTCGACATCGCCAAGCTGATCGCGATTGCCAAACGCGCCGGTGCGGACGCCGTGCACCCCGGTTACGGCTTTCTGTCCGAACGCGCGGAGTTTGCCCAGGCCGTCATCGATGCCGGCCTGATCTGGATCGGCCCCGACCCTCATGTCATCGAGGCGTTAGGCGATAAGGTCGAGGCACGGCGCATCGCCACGGGCGTTGGTGCGCCGCTGGTTGCTGGCAGTGATGGCCCCATCTCTTCCGCCGCAGAAGTCACCGCCTTTGCCGAACAGCACGGCCTGCCGGTCGCCATCAAGGCTGCCCATGGCGGTGGCGGGCGCGGCCTGAAGGTCGCGTGGAAGATGGAAGAGATCGCCGATCTCTACGAATCCGCGGTGCGCGAGGCAACTGCCGCCTTTGGCCGCGGTGAATGTTTTCTTGAACGTTTCCTCGACCGGCCGCGCCATATCGAAGCGCAGGTTCTGGCCGATAAACACGGCAATGTGCTTGTCCTTGGCACCCGCGACTGCTCACTGCAACGACGGAACCAGAAACTGATCGAAGAGGCGCCAGCCCCGTTCCTGTCCGATGAACAGCGGCAGAAAATCCACGCGGCCGCAAAGGCGATCTGCGCTGCCGCCGGTTATTCCGGCGCCGGCACCGTCGAATTCCTGCTCGGCGTCGATGGCACGATTTCCTTCCTTGAGGTCAATACACGCCTGCAGGTGGAACATCCCGTCACCGAGGAAACCACCGGCATCGATCTCGTCATCGAACAGTTCCGTATTGCGGAAGGCCAAAAGCTGCGTGTCCTCGAAACACCCGAACCACGCGGCCATTCGATGGAATTCCGTATTAATGCCGAAGACCCCGGCCGCGGTTTCCTGCCGACGCCCGGCTCAATCTCGGTTTTCGATGCCCCCTCCGGCCCTGGCATTCGCATGGATAGCGGCGTCGTGAGCGGCTCCAGCGTGCCTGGTGTGTTCGACTCGCTCATGGCGAAACTCGTCGTGACAGGTGTCGACCGCGATCAGGTTTTGCGCCGTGCCCGCCGCGCGCTGAAGGAGTTCCGTATCGAGGGTATCGCGACCGTACTGCCGTTCCATCGCGCCGCAATCGAGACGGACGACTTCATCGGCACGGATGGGTTCAAGGTTCACACCCGCTGGATCGAAACCGATTTCGCGGCCATGCCCGACGCCATGGAGCGCCCGGCACCGGCCGACGACCCTTCGATGACCCGCACCTATCTCGAAATCGACGGCAAGCGTGTTTCGGTCGGGCTGCCGAGCATTCTACTCTCCAGCCTCGGCACCGTTAGCGGAGGCAATGCAACCACGTCTGCGGCCGCGACCAAGGAAAAGGAGGGTGAAATCAATGCCCCCGTTTCCGGTACCCTGCAATCCTTCAAGGTAAAAGATGGTGACACTGTCTCAAAAGGCGATCTTCTGGCGGTCATGGAAGCCATGAAGATGGAGACGCAGATTGTCGCCACCAAGGCCGGCAAGGTTCGCCTCATCGGCAAGGAAGGCGACTATCTGCAGGCGGGAACGGCGGTGCTCGAAATAGCCGGCTAA
- a CDS encoding 5-oxoprolinase/urea amidolyase family protein: MRFLPVSLTTILVELADLDETLALFASLQSDPVEGVEETVPAARTLMIRFRPEKIGAEMLAAQLASRDLSAKIAPSDNLVEIPVHYDGEDLADVAGLTGLSIEEVIRRHTESEFTVAFCGFAPGFGYLVGGDPALHVPRRQSPRTRIPAGSVALAGAFSGVYPQNSPGGWQIIGTTPVKMWDIDRDPGALFQPGYRVRFFDMDKTGRTVDIPAPAPDRKLPKKDRPHFEVLAAPMPAIFQDLGRFGQTGQGVSASGALDRGAFNAANRIVGNPVNTPCLELTLSGFSFKSASRAVIGITGAPCPITITAADRSFVAETYAPVSLEAGDVVTFGQPPKGMRCYLAVRGGFDIEAVLGSFATDTLAVVGPDPVGAGTILPLKGEKSGLSSVSIDEVPAFDPPATGEIVTLDVVLGPRTDWFTQEGIETLTGQLWQVTPQSNRVGIRLAGDVPVERRDSAELPSEGTATGAIQIPHSGQPVLFLADHPLTGGYPVIGAVAEYHLDLAGQIPVNAKIKFRPIGPFAEIAAKNT, from the coding sequence ATGCGTTTTCTCCCCGTCAGCCTCACCACGATTCTTGTCGAACTCGCCGATCTCGATGAAACGCTGGCGCTGTTCGCCTCGCTTCAGAGTGATCCGGTCGAGGGCGTTGAAGAGACGGTGCCGGCTGCCCGTACCCTGATGATCCGTTTCCGCCCCGAAAAAATCGGTGCGGAGATGCTGGCGGCGCAGCTTGCAAGCCGCGACCTCTCGGCAAAGATAGCACCTTCGGACAATCTTGTGGAGATTCCCGTCCATTATGATGGTGAAGACCTCGCCGACGTTGCCGGCCTAACCGGCCTGAGCATCGAAGAGGTCATTCGCCGGCACACCGAAAGCGAATTCACCGTCGCCTTCTGCGGCTTCGCTCCCGGTTTTGGTTATCTGGTCGGAGGTGATCCCGCGCTGCATGTCCCGCGCCGGCAAAGCCCGCGCACCCGCATTCCGGCCGGCTCAGTAGCATTGGCCGGTGCTTTCAGCGGCGTCTACCCGCAAAACAGCCCCGGCGGCTGGCAAATCATCGGCACCACGCCGGTGAAGATGTGGGACATTGACCGCGATCCGGGCGCGCTCTTCCAGCCGGGCTACCGCGTGCGTTTCTTCGACATGGACAAGACCGGTCGAACGGTCGATATCCCAGCCCCGGCACCGGACAGGAAATTACCAAAAAAGGACCGCCCGCATTTCGAGGTGCTTGCCGCGCCGATGCCAGCCATTTTTCAGGACCTCGGCCGTTTCGGCCAGACCGGGCAGGGTGTCTCCGCGTCAGGCGCGCTGGATCGCGGCGCGTTCAACGCCGCAAATCGCATCGTCGGCAATCCGGTCAACACGCCCTGTCTCGAACTGACGCTCAGCGGCTTTTCCTTCAAAAGTGCAAGCCGCGCCGTTATCGGCATAACCGGCGCCCCCTGCCCCATCACCATAACGGCGGCAGATCGCAGTTTCGTGGCAGAGACCTATGCACCAGTTTCCCTTGAGGCCGGTGACGTGGTGACCTTCGGCCAACCGCCGAAGGGCATGCGCTGTTATCTTGCCGTGCGTGGCGGGTTCGATATCGAGGCGGTTCTCGGCAGTTTTGCAACCGATACTCTGGCTGTCGTCGGCCCCGATCCGGTGGGTGCAGGCACCATTCTGCCGCTCAAGGGTGAGAAATCCGGTCTATCCAGCGTATCGATCGACGAGGTTCCGGCTTTCGATCCCCCGGCAACGGGCGAGATCGTGACACTGGACGTCGTCCTCGGGCCCCGAACCGACTGGTTTACGCAAGAGGGTATCGAGACGCTGACCGGCCAACTCTGGCAGGTCACCCCGCAATCGAACCGCGTCGGCATTCGCCTTGCGGGCGACGTGCCGGTGGAACGCAGGGACAGCGCCGAATTGCCGAGCGAAGGCACGGCAACGGGCGCGATCCAGATTCCCCATAGCGGCCAGCCGGTTCTTTTCCTTGCCGATCACCCCCTGACCGGTGGTTATCCCGTCATCGGCGCAGTGGCCGAATATCATCTCGATCTTGCCGGGCAGATCCCGGTCAACGCCAAAATCAAATTCCGCCCGATCGGCCCCTTTGCCGAAATCGCAGCGAAAAACACATAG
- a CDS encoding putative hydro-lyase, giving the protein MTIPTSYLNHTDAETARKARATYRDGLVAPTSGIAPGFTQANMIVLPRDWAFDFLLYAQRNPKPCPVLDVSDPGSPTTLLAPGADLRTDLPLYRIWRDGKLAEETADATAAWAERDDLVAFLIGCSFTFETPMVEAGIEIRHMTDKSNVPMYLTNRPCRPAGRLKGNMVVSMRPIPASRVADAATISGRFPAVHGAPVHVGAPEEIGISDLAKPDFGDAVRIEPGEVPVFWACGVTPQAAVMASGVPFAITHAPGHMFITDIPDTAYHA; this is encoded by the coding sequence ATGACGATACCAACATCCTATCTCAACCACACGGATGCCGAGACAGCACGAAAGGCCCGTGCGACCTATCGCGACGGCCTTGTCGCACCCACCTCAGGCATTGCACCCGGCTTCACGCAGGCGAACATGATCGTACTGCCGCGTGACTGGGCCTTCGACTTTCTGCTTTATGCGCAACGCAATCCAAAACCCTGCCCGGTCCTTGATGTTTCCGATCCCGGCTCGCCGACCACGCTTCTGGCTCCCGGTGCCGACCTCAGAACAGACCTGCCGCTCTACCGCATCTGGCGGGATGGCAAGCTTGCCGAGGAAACTGCCGACGCAACGGCCGCCTGGGCGGAGCGCGACGATCTCGTTGCCTTTCTGATCGGCTGCAGCTTCACTTTCGAGACTCCGATGGTGGAAGCGGGCATCGAAATCCGCCACATGACCGACAAGAGCAACGTTCCGATGTATCTGACCAACCGACCCTGCCGCCCCGCCGGTCGGCTGAAGGGCAATATGGTCGTTTCCATGCGGCCGATCCCGGCGTCGCGCGTGGCCGATGCTGCCACGATTTCCGGGCGTTTTCCGGCTGTGCATGGCGCGCCGGTACATGTCGGCGCACCGGAGGAGATCGGCATTTCCGATCTTGCAAAACCTGATTTTGGCGATGCCGTACGGATCGAACCCGGTGAGGTGCCGGTGTTCTGGGCCTGCGGCGTGACCCCACAGGCCGCCGTGATGGCATCCGGTGTTCCCTTTGCCATTACCCATGCGCCGGGCCACATGTTCATCACCGACATTCCCGACACCGCCTATCACGCGTGA
- a CDS encoding LamB/YcsF family protein → MAAIDLNSDLGESYGAWRMGDDEAMLAIVSSANIACGFHAGDPAGIYRTVKAAAEKGVVVGAHVSYPDRVGFGRRDLDATSEELIADVIYQIGALKGVSAAAGTTVRYVKPHGALYNRIANDAKQGQAVIDGIKAIDPSLVLMGLANAPILDLARKSGLAVVAEAFADRAYTPQGQLVSRREAGAVLHDATKIAERMVQLAREGTLEAIDGSVIKIEAQSICVHGDSPGAVAIAQEIRRRFEADSIDIHSFASDR, encoded by the coding sequence ATGGCCGCTATCGATCTCAACAGCGATCTTGGCGAAAGTTACGGCGCATGGCGCATGGGGGATGACGAGGCAATGCTCGCCATCGTTTCCAGCGCCAACATCGCCTGCGGATTTCATGCAGGCGACCCGGCCGGTATCTACCGCACCGTCAAGGCCGCTGCCGAAAAGGGCGTGGTCGTTGGCGCCCATGTCTCCTATCCGGACCGCGTCGGCTTCGGCCGCCGCGATCTGGACGCCACCTCGGAAGAACTGATTGCCGATGTCATCTACCAGATCGGCGCGCTGAAAGGCGTTTCCGCCGCGGCCGGCACCACGGTTCGTTACGTCAAGCCGCATGGCGCGCTCTATAACCGCATCGCCAATGATGCGAAACAGGGGCAGGCCGTGATCGACGGCATCAAGGCAATCGATCCTTCACTGGTGCTGATGGGCCTTGCCAACGCGCCCATCCTCGATCTCGCCCGCAAATCCGGTCTTGCCGTCGTTGCCGAAGCCTTTGCCGACCGCGCCTATACGCCTCAGGGCCAGCTCGTCTCCCGCCGCGAAGCCGGGGCCGTGCTGCATGACGCGACAAAAATCGCCGAACGCATGGTGCAGCTTGCCCGCGAAGGCACGTTGGAGGCAATCGATGGCAGCGTCATAAAAATCGAGGCGCAATCCATCTGCGTGCATGGTGACAGCCCCGGTGCGGTCGCGATCGCCCAGGAAATCCGCCGTCGCTTCGAGGCTGATAGCATCGACATCCATTCCTTCGCATCCGATCGCTGA
- a CDS encoding NRAMP family divalent metal transporter, which translates to MEQKKLTPTADLKMSKRASLLGAIFLMATSAIGPGFITQTATFTTQLGAAFAFGILASILIDFVVQLNIWRIVTLTRMRASDIANAAIPGSGYLLAILVIVGGLFFNIGNIGGTGLGLNAIFGLDPKIGGAISAVFSIAIFVSKRAGLAVDRFIIFAGILMIVLTLYVAFVSAPPVGDAFRQTFLPDTINFATITTIVGGTVGGYITYSGAHRLLDRGMVGIENLPAVNRAALTGIAVTGVMRYVLFLAILGVVASGVIIDTSSQAANPAAQAFRSAAGDLGFRLFGIIFWAAAITSVIGAAYTSVSFLPVFKQDMTERARNMATVVFIAVSLVCYLLITTPPAAMLVFVGGLNGLILPIGLSIFLFAAWKREDLMGGHRYSRVLLVLGVLTCALTWYMGYKSAGTIFGLLGL; encoded by the coding sequence ATGGAGCAGAAAAAGCTCACCCCGACTGCCGATCTAAAAATGTCAAAACGAGCTTCGCTTCTGGGAGCGATCTTCCTGATGGCGACCTCCGCCATCGGTCCGGGCTTCATCACGCAAACGGCGACATTCACCACGCAGCTGGGCGCTGCCTTCGCCTTCGGCATTCTTGCGTCCATCCTCATCGACTTCGTTGTTCAGCTCAACATCTGGCGCATTGTTACGTTGACGCGTATGCGCGCATCCGACATCGCCAATGCCGCCATTCCCGGTTCTGGTTATCTCCTGGCCATCCTCGTCATTGTTGGTGGCTTGTTTTTCAACATCGGCAACATTGGCGGCACCGGACTTGGCCTAAACGCCATTTTCGGGCTTGATCCGAAAATCGGCGGCGCCATCAGTGCCGTTTTCTCCATCGCCATTTTCGTTTCCAAGCGGGCGGGCCTTGCGGTCGACCGTTTCATCATCTTCGCCGGCATCCTGATGATCGTGCTCACGCTCTATGTGGCTTTCGTTTCCGCTCCGCCGGTGGGCGACGCTTTCCGCCAGACCTTCCTGCCAGACACGATCAATTTCGCCACCATCACCACCATCGTCGGCGGCACTGTTGGCGGCTACATCACCTATTCCGGCGCACATCGGCTGCTGGACCGCGGCATGGTCGGCATCGAAAACCTGCCGGCCGTCAATCGGGCCGCTTTGACCGGCATCGCCGTCACCGGCGTCATGCGCTATGTGCTGTTCCTTGCCATTCTCGGTGTCGTCGCCAGCGGTGTCATCATCGACACCTCCAGTCAGGCCGCCAACCCTGCCGCACAGGCTTTCCGTTCGGCCGCCGGCGACCTTGGCTTCCGGCTTTTCGGCATCATCTTCTGGGCCGCAGCCATCACCAGCGTCATCGGCGCGGCCTATACCTCCGTTTCATTCCTGCCAGTCTTCAAACAGGACATGACGGAACGCGCCCGCAACATGGCAACGGTGGTTTTCATCGCCGTCTCGCTCGTCTGCTACCTGCTGATCACGACGCCGCCCGCCGCCATGCTGGTCTTCGTCGGTGGCCTGAACGGCCTCATTCTGCCCATCGGCCTCAGCATCTTCCTGTTTGCCGCATGGAAACGTGAAGACCTGATGGGTGGCCACCGCTACTCGCGTGTTCTGCTGGTGCTCGGCGTTCTGACTTGCGCATTGACATGGTACATGGGCTACAAGTCCGCTGGCACCATCTTCGGCCTGCTCGGCCTGTAA